Proteins encoded by one window of Chryseobacterium sp. POL2:
- a CDS encoding pseudouridine synthase, with protein MLEILYHDENLIAINKPSGLLVHKSYYAGEADEYAVEKLTQQMDRKVHLVHRLDRKTSGVLLFTFDKETLKLMSDQFMNREVEKKYIAILRGWTKEEETIDYDLTNENQIVQNAITYYRRLQTSEIDLAFLKHPTSRYSLVEAIPETGRFHQLRKHFKHILHPILGCRKHGCNKQNKLWRNTFEITAMPLHSHQLNFKHPYTQQNISINASLNVNPEFLQIGEILSFDLKDYL; from the coding sequence ATGTTAGAAATCCTTTATCATGACGAGAACCTAATCGCCATCAACAAACCAAGTGGACTTTTGGTGCACAAATCCTATTACGCTGGCGAAGCCGATGAATATGCCGTGGAAAAATTAACACAGCAAATGGATAGAAAAGTGCATCTTGTTCATCGTTTGGACAGAAAAACATCGGGTGTTTTGTTGTTTACTTTCGATAAGGAAACGCTTAAATTAATGAGCGATCAGTTCATGAACCGCGAGGTGGAGAAAAAATACATCGCCATTCTTCGTGGTTGGACCAAAGAGGAAGAAACCATCGATTATGATTTAACCAACGAAAACCAAATCGTTCAAAATGCAATAACTTACTATCGCCGACTTCAAACTTCTGAAATTGATTTGGCTTTTCTCAAACATCCAACTTCGCGTTATTCTTTGGTGGAAGCAATTCCCGAAACTGGTAGATTTCATCAGTTAAGAAAGCATTTCAAGCATATTTTGCATCCTATTTTGGGTTGCAGAAAACACGGTTGCAACAAGCAGAACAAATTGTGGAGGAATACTTTTGAAATTACCGCAATGCCTTTACATTCGCATCAATTGAATTTTAAACATCCTTATACGCAACAAAATATATCCATTAATGCGAGTTTAAACGTGAATCCTGAGTTCTTGCAAATTGGAGAAATTTTAAGCTTCGATTTAAAAGATTATTTATAA
- a CDS encoding YdeI/OmpD-associated family protein: protein MSNIIHFQAEIQQHENMNAAFVKFPFDTEDLFGTKGQIKIKVLFDDSVEYLGSLANMGKGHCLILTQATRKQLGKSFGNLVDVKLWKDTEERIVIVPDDVKILFDEHPKAKELYTAMAYTHRKEYMRWIEDAKKEETRERRKVKMIEMILDGKKGI from the coding sequence ATGTCGAACATTATACATTTCCAAGCCGAAATTCAGCAACACGAAAACATGAATGCAGCTTTTGTTAAATTTCCTTTTGATACCGAAGATTTGTTTGGTACCAAAGGGCAAATCAAGATAAAAGTCCTTTTTGATGATTCTGTAGAATATCTTGGAAGTCTAGCCAACATGGGAAAAGGCCATTGTCTTATTCTGACACAAGCTACAAGAAAACAACTCGGAAAATCCTTTGGAAACCTAGTTGATGTCAAACTTTGGAAAGACACAGAAGAACGAATAGTCATTGTTCCGGATGACGTTAAAATCTTGTTTGATGAACATCCCAAGGCTAAAGAATTGTATACTGCAATGGCCTACACACACCGAAAAGAGTATATGCGTTGGATAGAAGATGCAAAAAAAGAAGAAACCAGAGAGCGCCGAAAAGTCAAAATGATAGAAATGATTTTGGACGGAAAAAAAGGGATTTGA
- a CDS encoding IS3 family transposase, protein MFGVDRQVYYRHLKRRAKRQQNAQQVVDWVAELRMIHPKMGGKKLYFLLKEKLENLRIGRDKFFDFLRANHLLIIPKRSYHKTTNSYHRFKKHKNLIKDYQCRKPNNVWVSDITYLGNRENPAYLSLITDAYSKKIVGFDVSDSLATASCLNALKMALKKENPKSLIHHSDRGLQYCSDDYQKLLKKHKIRCSMTQESDPYENAIAERINGILKQEYDIDKFNVDLNTRKILVKQTVEIYNELRPHLSNYYLTPMQMHQQQDLIPKSYKKKNSTNTNICTV, encoded by the coding sequence TTGTTCGGGGTTGACCGACAGGTTTATTATCGTCATTTGAAACGAAGAGCAAAGCGGCAACAAAATGCACAGCAGGTTGTGGATTGGGTAGCAGAGCTGCGAATGATTCATCCAAAAATGGGTGGAAAGAAACTGTATTTTCTTTTGAAAGAGAAACTTGAAAATTTAAGAATTGGCAGAGACAAATTCTTTGACTTCTTAAGGGCTAACCATTTGTTAATCATTCCCAAAAGAAGTTATCACAAAACTACCAATTCGTATCATCGTTTTAAGAAACATAAAAATTTAATTAAAGATTATCAATGCAGAAAACCAAATAATGTATGGGTGTCGGATATCACCTACTTGGGAAACAGAGAAAACCCAGCCTATTTAAGCTTGATAACCGATGCTTATTCTAAGAAAATCGTAGGCTTTGATGTGTCGGATTCTTTGGCTACAGCATCTTGTTTAAATGCTTTAAAAATGGCATTGAAAAAAGAAAACCCGAAGAGTCTTATTCATCACTCGGACAGAGGTTTACAATATTGTTCCGATGATTATCAAAAGCTATTGAAAAAGCATAAAATCCGTTGTAGTATGACACAAGAATCAGATCCTTATGAGAATGCCATAGCCGAAAGAATCAATGGAATTTTAAAACAGGAATATGATATTGATAAATTTAATGTAGATTTGAATACAAGAAAGATTTTGGTCAAACAAACCGTAGAGATTTATAATGAGTTAAGACCGCATTTGTCAAACTATTATTTAACACCGATGCAAATGCACCAGCAACAAGATTTAATACCAAAATCGTACAAAAAGAAAAACAGTACAAATACGAATATATGTACTGTTTAA
- a CDS encoding DUF4251 domain-containing protein, which produces MKNIILIIASAATLLLSSCSTQSYMEPTAINTVVEQSEFNFNAKSALPTNIDVLNVMNSLPGTTSNRITTLDSGYGFELKTGKFEVILPYFGRLYNPSLGDLNKNSFRFESTDFKVSKTKNKKGNWIVTINVNDKQNMPTFILEIFKTGSAFLSVSANDRQPISYDGYISNLSAEK; this is translated from the coding sequence ATGAAAAATATCATTCTTATCATAGCAAGCGCTGCAACATTGCTTCTAAGTTCTTGTAGCACACAATCTTATATGGAACCTACCGCCATAAATACTGTTGTAGAACAATCGGAATTTAATTTTAATGCCAAATCAGCTTTACCCACCAACATCGATGTTCTCAATGTTATGAACTCTTTACCAGGCACAACATCTAACAGGATTACAACGCTTGATAGCGGTTATGGCTTTGAATTAAAAACAGGGAAATTTGAGGTAATACTTCCCTATTTCGGGAGATTATATAATCCGTCATTAGGCGATCTTAACAAGAATTCATTCAGATTTGAATCGACTGACTTTAAAGTTTCAAAAACGAAAAATAAAAAAGGAAATTGGATTGTAACCATCAATGTTAATGACAAACAAAATATGCCAACTTTTATTTTAGAAATTTTTAAAACTGGAAGCGCTTTTTTATCAGTAAGTGCTAACGACAGACAACCTATTAGTTACGATGGCTACATTTCTAACTTATCTGCGGAAAAATAA
- the meaB gene encoding methylmalonyl Co-A mutase-associated GTPase MeaB: MSIELSLETLIDGIRSGNKRLIAKAITLVESKKAEHREKAEQLLNAIMPLTGKSIRVGITGVPGAGKSTFIESFGQLAIKNGKRVAVLAIDPSSALNKGSILGDKTRMEDLAKEPNAFIRPSPSSGFLGGVANATFETMLICEAAGYDYILIETVGVGQSEVLVADISDVFLFLKIIGGGDELQGIKRGIMEMVDLIFINKVSEENLQQAKNTKLELMRALQFLPSKEKDWKVPVMLGSALYHEGLEKVYEKIDEFINLKKKTGRFETVRKLQAEKRFQYWVQAYILEQTKKNESLDEAFKTHQKNASELLANPSSEARDFVKKLLNS, from the coding sequence ATGAGCATTGAATTATCTTTAGAAACTTTAATTGACGGCATAAGATCAGGCAACAAACGATTGATTGCCAAAGCAATAACTTTGGTTGAAAGTAAAAAAGCAGAACATCGCGAAAAAGCAGAACAATTGCTGAACGCCATTATGCCACTCACAGGAAAATCGATTCGTGTAGGGATTACAGGTGTTCCGGGTGCCGGAAAATCTACTTTTATAGAAAGTTTTGGACAACTTGCCATAAAAAACGGAAAACGCGTTGCTGTGCTTGCTATCGATCCTAGTTCTGCGCTTAATAAAGGAAGTATTTTGGGCGATAAAACCAGGATGGAAGATTTGGCAAAAGAGCCTAATGCTTTTATCAGACCAAGTCCTAGTTCGGGATTTTTAGGCGGCGTTGCTAATGCGACTTTTGAAACGATGTTGATTTGTGAAGCGGCTGGTTATGATTATATTTTAATCGAAACCGTTGGTGTAGGACAAAGCGAAGTATTGGTAGCCGATATTTCGGATGTTTTTTTATTCTTAAAAATTATTGGTGGCGGCGACGAATTGCAAGGTATCAAACGAGGTATTATGGAAATGGTTGACCTTATTTTTATTAATAAAGTTTCGGAAGAGAATCTTCAACAAGCCAAAAACACCAAGCTGGAGTTGATGCGCGCGCTTCAATTTCTTCCATCCAAAGAGAAAGATTGGAAAGTTCCTGTGATGCTCGGTTCGGCGCTTTATCACGAAGGTTTGGAGAAAGTTTACGAAAAAATCGATGAGTTTATAAATCTTAAAAAGAAAACAGGACGCTTCGAAACGGTGCGCAAATTACAAGCCGAAAAACGATTTCAATATTGGGTACAGGCTTATATTTTGGAACAAACTAAAAAGAATGAAAGCCTCGATGAAGCCTTTAAAACACATCAAAAAAATGCCTCAGAATTATTGGCTAATCCAAGCTCCGAGGCACGAGATTTTGTAAAAAAATTATTGAATTCTTAA
- a CDS encoding quinone-dependent dihydroorotate dehydrogenase, with amino-acid sequence MYKSIIRPILFKFDPEEVHHFTFSMLKNFGFLTKMFLPKPVVDKRLEREVFGLKFKNPVGLAAGFDKNAVLFNELADLGFGFVEIGTVTPRAQAGNPKKRLFRLIEDGGIINRMGFNNDGLEAAIEKLKSNKGKIIIGGNIGKNTDTKPENYTQDYLDCFEGLHPHVDYFVLNVSCPNVSSHAKLEDVGYLRELITEVKKINVTKANPKPILLKIAPDLNDGQLDEIINLVAETKIEGVIVSNTSVNREGLKTTKEVLDQIGNGGLSGKPIRERSTKMIKYLADKSNRAFPIIGVGGIHSAKDAMEKLDAGASLVQLYTGFIYEGPQLINDINNELLKRASRLPR; translated from the coding sequence ATGTACAAAAGTATCATTCGACCTATTCTCTTCAAATTCGATCCCGAAGAAGTTCATCACTTTACATTTTCAATGCTTAAGAACTTTGGTTTTTTAACCAAGATGTTTCTCCCAAAACCTGTTGTAGACAAACGTTTGGAACGGGAAGTTTTTGGTCTGAAATTTAAAAATCCAGTGGGTTTAGCAGCAGGATTTGATAAAAATGCGGTGCTTTTTAATGAATTGGCGGATTTAGGTTTCGGTTTTGTGGAAATTGGGACAGTTACACCCCGAGCGCAAGCGGGAAATCCTAAAAAAAGATTGTTTCGACTGATTGAAGATGGCGGAATTATCAACAGAATGGGCTTTAATAACGATGGATTAGAAGCTGCGATTGAAAAATTGAAATCCAATAAAGGAAAAATTATCATTGGCGGAAATATTGGTAAAAATACCGATACAAAACCCGAAAATTATACCCAAGATTATTTGGATTGTTTCGAAGGACTTCATCCACACGTTGATTATTTTGTGCTGAATGTAAGTTGTCCGAATGTAAGCAGCCATGCGAAATTGGAAGATGTAGGTTATCTGCGAGAACTGATAACGGAAGTGAAGAAAATTAATGTGACAAAAGCGAATCCTAAACCTATTCTTTTGAAAATTGCACCCGATTTGAACGACGGTCAGTTGGATGAAATTATCAATTTGGTCGCTGAAACTAAAATAGAAGGAGTCATTGTTTCGAATACGTCTGTTAACCGAGAAGGTTTAAAAACCACAAAAGAAGTTTTGGATCAAATCGGCAACGGTGGACTTTCCGGAAAACCCATTCGAGAACGTTCTACAAAAATGATTAAATATTTGGCCGACAAAAGCAACCGCGCTTTCCCGATTATTGGCGTAGGCGGAATTCATTCAGCGAAAGATGCGATGGAGAAACTGGATGCTGGAGCTTCTTTGGTGCAGCTTTATACAGGATTTATTTACGAAGGGCCGCAACTCATCAACGATATTAACAACGAACTTTTGAAAAGAGCAAGCCGATTGCCGAGATAA
- a CDS encoding glycine--tRNA ligase, translating to MAKQEDVFKKVVSHAKEYGFIFPSSEVYDGLSAIYDYGQNGAELKNNIKQYWWKAMVQLNENIVGIDSAIFMHPSIWKASGHVDAFNDPLIDNKDSKKRFRADVLVEDWAAKLEEKAQKEIEKAAKRFGDAFDKAQFEETNPRVLEYRAKADTAVKRLARSLETNDLADVKALIEELEIADPDTGSRNWTEVRQFNLMFGTKLGASADSAMDLYLRPETAQGIFVNYLNVQKTSRHKLPFGIAQIGKAFRNEIVARQFIFRMREFEQMEMQFFVPPGTELEFYEQWKTKRLNWHLALGLGAENYKFHDHEKLAHYANAAADIEFKFPFGFKELEGIHSRTDFDLSAHEKHSGKKLQYFDPERNESYVPYVVETSVGLDRLFLAIFSHCLKDEVLEDGSERTVLSLPPAIAPIKAAILPLMKKDGLGEYAEKIFNDLKYDFNLIYEEKDSIGKRYRRNDALGTPFCITVDHDSLVDNTVTLRDRDTMEQVRVPVTDLRRIIDEKVNFRTLLSKI from the coding sequence ATGGCAAAGCAGGAAGATGTTTTCAAGAAAGTGGTTTCCCACGCTAAAGAATACGGTTTTATTTTCCCTTCTAGTGAGGTGTACGACGGACTTTCCGCAATTTACGATTATGGACAAAACGGTGCAGAACTAAAAAATAACATCAAACAATATTGGTGGAAAGCGATGGTTCAGCTGAACGAAAACATCGTAGGAATAGATTCTGCCATCTTCATGCATCCAAGCATTTGGAAAGCTTCTGGACACGTTGACGCCTTCAACGATCCGTTGATTGATAATAAAGATTCTAAAAAACGTTTCCGTGCCGATGTTTTGGTAGAAGATTGGGCCGCAAAACTGGAAGAAAAAGCGCAAAAAGAAATTGAAAAAGCAGCGAAAAGATTTGGTGATGCTTTTGATAAAGCACAGTTTGAAGAAACAAATCCTCGCGTTTTAGAATACAGAGCTAAAGCCGATACTGCTGTAAAAAGATTAGCAAGATCTTTGGAAACCAACGACTTAGCAGATGTAAAAGCTTTAATTGAGGAATTGGAAATTGCTGATCCAGACACTGGTTCTAGAAACTGGACAGAAGTAAGACAATTCAACTTGATGTTTGGGACTAAACTAGGCGCTTCTGCTGATTCTGCAATGGATCTTTATTTAAGACCAGAAACGGCACAAGGAATTTTCGTAAACTATTTGAACGTACAGAAAACATCCAGACATAAATTGCCTTTCGGGATTGCACAGATTGGTAAAGCCTTCAGAAACGAGATTGTTGCAAGACAATTCATCTTCAGAATGCGTGAATTTGAGCAAATGGAAATGCAATTCTTCGTTCCACCAGGAACAGAATTAGAATTCTATGAACAATGGAAAACAAAGCGTCTAAACTGGCATTTGGCTTTAGGTTTGGGCGCAGAAAACTATAAATTCCACGACCACGAAAAGTTAGCGCATTACGCCAATGCTGCTGCAGATATTGAGTTTAAATTCCCATTCGGATTTAAAGAATTGGAAGGAATCCACTCCAGAACAGATTTTGACCTTTCGGCTCACGAAAAACATTCGGGTAAAAAACTACAATATTTCGATCCAGAAAGAAACGAAAGCTACGTTCCTTACGTTGTAGAAACTTCTGTTGGTTTGGACAGATTATTCTTGGCAATTTTCTCGCATTGTTTAAAAGACGAAGTGTTAGAAGACGGTTCAGAAAGAACAGTTTTATCGCTTCCTCCAGCCATTGCACCAATAAAAGCCGCTATTCTTCCACTAATGAAGAAAGACGGTCTTGGTGAATATGCAGAAAAAATCTTCAATGATTTGAAATACGATTTCAATTTGATTTACGAAGAAAAAGACTCTATTGGTAAGCGTTACAGAAGAAATGACGCATTGGGAACACCATTCTGTATTACGGTTGACCACGACTCCTTAGTAGATAACACGGTAACGTTAAGAGACAGAGACACCATGGAACAAGTAAGAGTTCCGGTAACTGATTTAAGACGAATCATCGATGAGAAAGTGAATTTCAGAACCCTTTTGAGTAAGATATAA
- a CDS encoding putative signal transducing protein has protein sequence MELITLKVFNTEPEAQMIKAFLETNDIECFVFGNVLANTYNVFNLTSGGVQLKVAKQHLEKATELLNQFYKKDDDN, from the coding sequence ATGGAACTCATTACACTTAAAGTTTTCAATACAGAGCCAGAAGCACAAATGATAAAAGCTTTCTTAGAAACTAATGATATCGAATGCTTTGTATTCGGGAATGTGCTTGCGAATACATATAATGTTTTTAATTTGACATCGGGAGGCGTTCAGTTAAAGGTTGCGAAACAACATCTTGAAAAAGCGACAGAACTTCTTAATCAATTTTATAAAAAGGATGATGATAACTAA
- the scpA gene encoding methylmalonyl-CoA mutase gives MRQVIKAEKPDFNIQFTEPEVYHFEKDGLHLKSSYKQSDAVSFTEKSYSAGIAPYLRGPYSTMYVQKPWTIRQYAGFSTAEESNAFYRRNLAAGQKGLSVAFDLATHRGYDSDHARVVGDVGKAGVAIDSVEDMKILFNQIPLDEISVSMTMNGAVLPILSFYIVAAEEQGVSQDKLSGTIQNDILKEFMVRNTYIYPPAPSMKIIADIFEYTSKNIPKFNSISISGYHMQEAGATPVLEMAYTLADGLEYVRTGIKAGMNIDDFAPRLSFFWAIGMNHFMEIAKMRAARYIWANLLQQFNPQNPKSLALRTHSQTSGWSLTEQEPFNNITRTAIEALSSALGGTQSLHTNALDEAIALPTDYSAKIARNTQIILQQESHICDVVDPMGGSHLVESLTQQMIDEAMKFIDEVEKEGGMTKAIEAGIPKMRIEEAAAIKQAKIDSGEEFIIGVNSFQSELKQPEIEILAIDNTEVRRKQIERLDKIKSDRNPDSVNEILNQIRESAKTGQGNLLALCIEAARRRVTLGEMSDAMEESFGRYRANIKTISGVYAMNANKNEYFEKAVQLAQKFEEEEGRRPRIMVAKMGQDGHDRGAKVVATAFADMGFDVDVAPLFQTPEEVAKQAVENDIHILGVSSLAAGHNTLVPQVVEELKKLGAEDITIVVGGVIPQQDYDYLYANGADFIFGPGTNLPKSAVEILEKMLGK, from the coding sequence ATGCGACAAGTCATAAAGGCGGAAAAGCCTGATTTTAATATCCAATTTACAGAGCCAGAAGTTTATCATTTCGAAAAAGATGGACTTCACCTAAAATCTTCGTACAAACAATCCGATGCTGTTTCTTTTACAGAGAAATCTTATTCCGCAGGAATCGCACCATATTTGCGTGGTCCTTATTCTACCATGTATGTTCAAAAACCTTGGACGATTCGTCAGTACGCAGGATTTTCTACCGCTGAGGAATCCAATGCTTTTTATAGAAGAAATCTTGCAGCTGGACAAAAAGGACTTTCAGTAGCTTTTGATTTGGCAACCCACAGAGGTTATGATTCCGATCACGCTCGTGTTGTTGGAGATGTTGGAAAAGCAGGTGTAGCCATCGATTCTGTTGAGGATATGAAGATTTTGTTCAATCAAATTCCTTTGGATGAAATTTCGGTTTCCATGACGATGAATGGTGCGGTTTTACCAATTTTGTCTTTCTACATCGTAGCTGCAGAAGAACAAGGTGTTTCTCAAGACAAACTTTCAGGAACTATTCAGAACGATATTTTGAAGGAATTTATGGTACGTAATACTTACATTTATCCACCTGCACCTTCCATGAAAATTATCGCTGATATTTTCGAATATACTTCTAAAAATATTCCGAAATTCAACTCGATTTCTATTTCGGGTTATCACATGCAGGAAGCGGGAGCTACGCCCGTTTTAGAAATGGCTTACACACTTGCTGATGGTTTGGAATATGTGAGAACAGGGATTAAAGCTGGAATGAACATTGATGATTTTGCTCCACGTTTGTCTTTTTTCTGGGCAATTGGGATGAATCACTTCATGGAAATCGCAAAAATGCGTGCTGCACGTTATATTTGGGCGAATTTATTGCAACAATTCAATCCTCAAAACCCTAAATCTTTGGCTTTGAGAACGCATTCCCAAACTTCGGGTTGGTCTTTAACCGAACAAGAACCTTTCAATAATATCACCAGAACGGCTATTGAAGCGCTTTCTTCAGCTTTAGGTGGAACACAATCTTTACACACCAATGCTTTGGATGAAGCCATTGCTTTACCAACAGATTATTCAGCGAAAATTGCTAGAAATACCCAAATTATTTTGCAACAGGAAAGTCATATCTGCGATGTTGTAGATCCAATGGGAGGAAGTCATTTGGTGGAATCTTTAACCCAGCAAATGATTGATGAAGCCATGAAGTTCATCGATGAGGTGGAAAAAGAAGGCGGAATGACAAAAGCCATCGAAGCTGGAATTCCAAAAATGAGAATTGAGGAAGCTGCAGCCATCAAACAAGCAAAAATCGACAGTGGTGAGGAATTTATTATCGGTGTAAATTCATTCCAATCTGAATTAAAACAACCAGAAATTGAAATTCTAGCCATCGATAATACTGAAGTTCGTAGAAAACAAATCGAAAGATTAGACAAAATAAAATCCGACAGAAATCCAGATTCTGTAAACGAAATTCTGAATCAAATCCGCGAATCGGCAAAAACTGGACAAGGAAATCTTCTTGCTTTGTGTATTGAAGCTGCTCGTAGAAGAGTAACTTTAGGCGAGATGAGCGATGCGATGGAAGAAAGTTTCGGACGTTACAGGGCTAATATTAAAACCATTTCAGGAGTTTATGCTATGAATGCCAATAAAAATGAATATTTCGAAAAAGCCGTTCAGTTGGCGCAAAAATTTGAGGAAGAAGAAGGACGTCGTCCAAGAATTATGGTGGCAAAAATGGGACAAGACGGTCACGATCGTGGTGCAAAAGTGGTAGCAACAGCCTTTGCAGACATGGGATTTGATGTAGATGTGGCGCCTTTATTCCAAACTCCAGAAGAAGTAGCAAAACAAGCCGTAGAAAATGACATCCACATTTTGGGTGTTTCGTCATTGGCTGCAGGTCATAATACTTTGGTTCCACAAGTGGTTGAAGAATTGAAAAAATTGGGTGCAGAAGATATTACCATCGTGGTAGGTGGTGTTATTCCACAACAAGATTACGATTATTTGTACGCCAACGGAGCCGATTTCATTTTCGGTCCAGGAACGAATCTTCCAAAATCTGCAGTAGAAATTTTGGAAAAGATGTTGGGTAAATAG